In a genomic window of Cataglyphis hispanica isolate Lineage 1 chromosome 18, ULB_Chis1_1.0, whole genome shotgun sequence:
- the LOC126856411 gene encoding uncharacterized protein LOC126856411, which produces MTICTKRQFVSNMLWRLSGFLILGVFVAICSCEPVNRKLLLKTSEIIECIDDENNMCETNEAFKTFSSNRENKTRISREIKQKFPPDDNNVAEVSARKKYNKKGGGGMLIYLVAAMKAALIYAMLHGVAALAGKAILIAKVALAIAIAAILKKNDHESVSYEIVKHPHTSYIQTHSSSVDYDHRSDYGDERSDYVYEFRKRRIPG; this is translated from the exons ATGACGATCTGCACAAAGCGTCAGTTTGTGTCGAACATGCTTTGGCGGCTCTCCGGATTTCTGATATTAGGCGTTTTCGTCGCCATTTGTTCTTGCGAGCCTGTAAACAGaaagcttttattaaaaacttcgGAGATAATCGAGTGTATCgacgatgaaaataatatgtgtgAAACAAATGAAGCGTTTAAAACTTTCTCGTCTAATCGTGAAAATAAAACACGAATTAGCAGAGAAATTAAGCAAAAATTCCCTCCTGATGACAATAACGTAGCTGAAG TTTCTGCTcggaagaaatataataaaaaaggcgGCGGGggaatgttaatatatttggtTGCAGCTATGAAAGCAGCATTGATTTACGCAATGTTACATGGAGTTGCAGCTCTCGCAGGAAAAGCAATATTGATTGCCAAAGTAGCTTTAGCAATTGCTATAGCtgcaattctaaaaaagaatg ATCATGAAAGTGTTTCTTATGAAATAGTGAAACATCCGCATACTAGCTATATACAAACTCATAGTTCAAGCGTTGATTACGATCACCGTAGTGATTACGGAGATGAACGTAGTGATTATGTCTATGAATTTCGAAAGCGGCGGATTCCTGGatga
- the LOC126856414 gene encoding uncharacterized protein LOC126856414 isoform X1, translating into MLSRVNLVAILLILNCVSRAMEYSRSLRENRQDEEERAVTSSRRILRYTYNNVTSESPIFSTDDRVARDTLAEMHVQDVHSAQSRSEVEARVSDEARRRRRMNIMLPLLLAYKLKFISLIPTIIGGLFLLKGTTLLAGFFFALFAAVLGLKVH; encoded by the exons ATGCTATCAAGAGTTAATCTGGTTGCGATTTTGCTGATCTTGAATTGTGTCAGCCGCGCGATGGAGTACTCGAGATCGTTGCGGGAGAATCGGCAAGATGAAGAGGAGAGAGCCGTCACTTCCAGCAGGAGGATCCTCAGGTACACGTACAACAATGTCACGTCGGAAAGTCCTATTTTTTCAACCGACGATCGCGTCGCCAGAGACACGCTGGCCGAGATGCACGTTCAGGACGTTCATAGTGCACAGTCTAGGAGCGAAGTGGAGGCACGAG TTTCAGATGAAGCAAGACGGAGACGGAGAATGAATATAATGTTGCCGTTACTACTAGCGTACAAGCTCAAATTCATTAGCCTGATACCAACGATAATCGGTGGTCTGTTCCTCCTCAAAGGAACAACGCTTCTCGCGGGATTTTTCTTCGCTCTATTCGCCGCAGTTTTAGGATTGAAAGTACACTGA
- the LOC126856402 gene encoding uncharacterized protein LOC126856402, with the protein MSAIKNLSKCVLLLLICSATIHADEDGGFLERGYRALYRVYEDCEHRNMAVSPCLKKKAITFFERLGRIQALPIGDNLELVRVAPLANDSSKSTVSDLEKTLARTNGGATDEILNDILFERVAALLNSFNVQISLPKTSSGDLKRSVEEGRGKMKKMMGMMMMGMAMKMAALIPIAIGVLFLLAGKALIISKIALVLSLIIGLKKLLSQKQSHDHGGWQQGGGWDRSLKGIVGTPVPLMKEADREYAQTLAYSARQQH; encoded by the coding sequence ATGTCGGCGattaagaatttatcaaaGTGCGTGCTGCTCTTGTTAATATGCAGTGCAACTATTCACGCTGACGAGGACGGTGGATTTCTTGAGCGAGGATACCGCGCTCTTTATCGCGTCTACGAGGACTGCGAGCATCGCAATATGGCCGTATCGCCGTGTTTGAAGAAGAAGGCGATCACCTTCTTCGAGAGGCTCGGTCGTATACAAGCTTTACCGATCGGCGACAATCTCGAGCTGGTGAGAGTCGCGCCCTTGGCGAACGATAGCTCGAAGAGCACAGTCTCCGATCTAGAGAAGACCTTGGCCAGGACCAACGGAGGTGCCACGGACGAGATCCTCAACGATATTTTGTTCGAGCGCGTAGCCGCGCTGTTGAACAGTTTCAACGTGCAGATCAGCTTACCAAAGACGAGCTCCGGCGACTTAAAACGGAGCGTCGAGGAAGGTCGAGGGAAGATGAAGAAGATGATGGGCATGATGATGATGGGAATGGCGATGAAGATGGCCGCGTTAATTCCCATCGCTATAGGCGTACTTTTCCTACTAGCTGGCAAGGCGCTCATCATCAGCAAGATCGCCTTAGTGCTATCGTTGATCATCGGATTGAAGAAGCTATTGAGCCAGAAACAGAGCCACGATCACGGCGGCTGGCAGCAAGGAGGCGGCTGGGACAGGAGTCTAAAGGGAATCGTAGGCACACCTGTTCCATTAATGAAGGAAGCCGATCGCGAATACGCTCAGACCTTGGCGTATAGCGCGCGACAGCAGCATTGA
- the LOC126856414 gene encoding uncharacterized protein LOC126856414 isoform X2: MLSRVNLVAILLILNCVSRAMEYSRSLRENRQDEEERAVTSSRRILRYTYNNVTSESPIFSTDDRVARDTLAEMHVQDVHSAQSRSEVEARDEARRRRRMNIMLPLLLAYKLKFISLIPTIIGGLFLLKGTTLLAGFFFALFAAVLGLKVH; encoded by the exons ATGCTATCAAGAGTTAATCTGGTTGCGATTTTGCTGATCTTGAATTGTGTCAGCCGCGCGATGGAGTACTCGAGATCGTTGCGGGAGAATCGGCAAGATGAAGAGGAGAGAGCCGTCACTTCCAGCAGGAGGATCCTCAGGTACACGTACAACAATGTCACGTCGGAAAGTCCTATTTTTTCAACCGACGATCGCGTCGCCAGAGACACGCTGGCCGAGATGCACGTTCAGGACGTTCATAGTGCACAGTCTAGGAGCGAAGTGGAGGCACGAG ATGAAGCAAGACGGAGACGGAGAATGAATATAATGTTGCCGTTACTACTAGCGTACAAGCTCAAATTCATTAGCCTGATACCAACGATAATCGGTGGTCTGTTCCTCCTCAAAGGAACAACGCTTCTCGCGGGATTTTTCTTCGCTCTATTCGCCGCAGTTTTAGGATTGAAAGTACACTGA
- the LOC126856409 gene encoding uncharacterized protein LOC126856409, which produces MTLSLRMEKRRSTIWILPFFHLAIFFNLVNTKSEYTKLFQRCTNEKNTFDCFKRRALEILDAAIYDNSVYKVNDYISITKDTASTARNYNSMTSENDTELSLDQRLDNKFHEFLSSRSVKLTIPGNAFEGRKKKGKGYGQVLIIGAMLAGMMAQLAFGKIAFIAGTALLTAKMALVLSAIIGLKKLASSGGGGHEVIYATASEHHGSGGGGYGGWQRAMEAVPPT; this is translated from the exons ATGACGCTATCGCTTAGAATGGAAAAGCGACGTTCAACAATTTGGATTTTACCTTTCTTTCATCTCgcgattttctttaatttagtgAACACCAAAAGTGAATATACGAAATTGTTCCAACGGTGTACGAACGAGAAAAACACTTTTGATTGCTTCAAGCGGCGTGCCTTGGAGATTTTGGATGCGGCGATATATGATAACTCTGTATATAAAGTCAACGACTACATTTCAATCACCAAAGATACAGCGTCAACCGCGAGAAATTACAATTCGATGACATCTGAAAATGATACAGAGTTAAGTCTTGATCAGAGATTGGATAATAAGTTTCATGAATTTCTATCATCGAGAAGCGTGAAACTGACAATACCGGGCAACGCTTTTGAag gCAGAAAGAAGAAGGGGAAGGGCTATGGACAAGTATTGATAATAGGTGCCATGTTAGCAG gcaTGATGGCGCAATTAGCTTTTGGAAAAATAGCTTTTATCGCCGGTACGGCCTTGCTGACAGCGAAAATGGCTTTAGTTTTAAGCGCAATAATTGGCTTGAAAAAGCTTGCATCAAGCGGAGGAGGTGGTCATGAAGTTATCTATGCGACAGCATCCGAACACCATGGAAGTGGTGGTGGAGGATATGGTGGTTGGCAACGAGCAATGGAAGCTGTTCCGCCAACTTGA
- the LOC126856424 gene encoding uncharacterized protein LOC126856424 — MLLLYLLILLPVFVAAQESESMNTLDGEMLQSDGSKDNLDWIGESFLNAIDAFFPGSKLYGSVEEGKKKKVKLNKYIIPLIIGFILIKSILLPLTLKALAVLSGKAVMLSLMSLILAAIVGLKKVAQEGNYEVNKYRRQDVYDYIDNIQEFEPYRIYKERRKKK; from the exons ATGCTTCTGCTGTATCTGCTGATTTTACTGCCCGTTTTCGTCGCAGCGCAGGAATCAGAATCAATGAACACGCTGGATGGAGAGATGCTACAAAGCGACGGTTCTAAAGACAATTTAGATTGGATTGGTGAAAGCTTTCTAAATGCCATTGACGCATTTTTTCCTGGTTCGAAATTGTACGGTAGTGTAGAAG aaggtaaaaaaaagaaggttaAGTTGAACAAGTATATTATACCTTTGATCATTGGATTTAtactaataaaatcaattctaCTGCCTCTGACATTGAAGGCATTGGCTGTTCTAAGTGGAAAAGCCGTCATGCTGAGTTTGATGAGTTTAATACTGGCAGCGATAGTTGGATTGAAAAAAGTCGCTCAGGAAGGCAACTACGAAGTCAATAAGTATAGGCGACAGGATGTATATGATTACATTGATAATATACAAGAGTTTGAGCCTTATAGAATTTACAAAGAACGACgtaaaaagaagtaa